Genomic DNA from Planctomycetaceae bacterium:
GGCATGGAACTGACGTCGGTGTGGTCACCGTCTTCGAATCCCGGCACCAGAGCCGTCGCCGCGGCCAGATGTCCGCCGGCCGATCCGCCTCCGGCCGCGATCCGGTGCGGGTCAATTCCCAACCGGTCAGCGGACGCTCGCAGCCAGCGAACGGCTGCTTTGGCGTCACGGACACAGTCCTGAGGAAACACGCCCTGACGCGACTTGACTCGATAGTCGACAGAAACTGCCACCATGCCGCGCTCTGCCAGATGGCGACACTGAGGCAAAAACTGACCGGGCGTTCCCGCGTTCCAGCCTCCTCCGAAAAAGAACACTATCGCCGGTCGTCGTTCCGTCGGCTGATGATCCTTCGGCTGAAAGATCCACGCCTTCAGTTCGGTGTCCCCGACGGTTCGGTAAGTCTCCACCGTCGCTCCCGGCATTTCCGGCGGATAACTCCAGCTTATCAGCGGTTCCTCCACGACGCTCTCCGCCGACGATTCCGACACGGCTGCGGCTTGTTGACCGTTCACCGGTGCTGCAACAACACAAAGGAATACGAATGCCAAATGGATTCTGATCGTCATCACGATGATTCTCCTTCCGCGGGAATGGGCTGGCGACGGCACGACTGTAGCCGGGCAGGTGCTAAATGTCAGTCGCAGCCTTCGAAGCGGAAGTGCCGTTC
This window encodes:
- a CDS encoding alpha/beta hydrolase, which encodes MTIRIHLAFVFLCVVAAPVNGQQAAAVSESSAESVVEEPLISWSYPPEMPGATVETYRTVGDTELKAWIFQPKDHQPTERRPAIVFFFGGGWNAGTPGQFLPQCRHLAERGMVAVSVDYRVKSRQGVFPQDCVRDAKAAVRWLRASADRLGIDPHRIAAGGGSAGGHLAAATALVPGFEDGDHTDVSSMPDALVLFNPAVALAPIEGAENLFPPDKAASIRERADGRPEEISPIGFVRSGLPPTIIFHGTNDEAVPFASVELFRDRMTAAGNRCELKAYEGRPHGFFNPGRGQGQQRAAATQDYYRTLRELDMFLESLGYLQAAGER